The Cloacibacterium caeni region AAATATTTTTGAACCAAGAATTTCCTTTTTGGCTGTAAATGTCAATCAAACCAGTGTGCCCGAAATAAAAATCGTACATAAATGCTTTTCCCTCGTTGTTTTTTGCCAAAATATCTTTGTCAAGAGCTTCTTGATAACGCGAAGAAGTGTTCACTACGAAAGGTTCGGTGATGAGAATGGTTTCTACGTTGTTTTTTCTCAAATCATCAATCATTTGTTGAGGTTTTGGGAAATTATCTTTGTCCCAAGCAAAATTTCCTAGCGTTCCTTGAATAGATTTCCCGAACCAATATAAATCTAAAATAATGGCATCAACTGGAATCTTTTCTGCTCTAAATTTTTCGATGGTTTCCACGGTTTGTTGTTGCGTGTGATACCCAAATTTACTCGAAAAATTCCCTAAACTCCATCTTGGAAGCATCGGTTGTTTTCCTGTTAAATCTGTGTAATTTTTAACCAAATCTTCCCAAGAATTTCCTGAAATGACTTGATACACTTTTCTTCCAGAAACCGTTTCGTAAGTCAATGAATTGTCTTTTTTGCTGTCTAAATCGAGGTAACCAATAGGAGCATTGTCAAAATGAATCAAATATTTTTTACTTGAAACTACAATTGGCATCGTGAAATTGAGCAATGGAGCGTGAGTTTCAAAACCGTAATGAGCACGATTGTAGAGCATTAGTCTATTTCCTCGGCGATTCATTCCGAGCGCTCTTGCTCCAGCTCCATATAAAACTTCGTCTGGAGAAAGATTGAAATTTAATGTTTCAAAATTTTGTGGATGATTATTGATTTCGCCGTTTTCATACGTTCCGTAACCATTTTTTTCTGAAATCAAGAGTTCATCACCTTTGTAATATGAAATTTGAAAAGGCACTTTTTGAATTTTTACGGTAATTCCAGATGTTTCAATCCATGCAAAACCTCTGGTTTCTCTGAAGTTGTATTTTACAACTTTTGGAGAGAGAATTACGGCGTGAGAATTTTCTGTAAGCGTTTGATTTTTTGGGATAAAAGCCGTTTCTACCATTTCTGGCGTGTAGAATTTCACTTGATATAATCCATCATTGACAGAAATTTCTGCTGTGTTATTTTTAAATTCAATTTTTTGAAAAAATCTCTGACTGTTTTGTGCAAATAGATTGGTTGCCAAGAAAAGCAACAAAAATCTGAAAAGGTTTTTCATTGTTGTAAATAATTATAATATTTTGAATTAAAATTTAATTAATTTTTTATAATATGTTTTTCCGTTTCTGTCAATTATAATTAGGAAGTAATTACCAGGTAAAATATTCTGTGTATTTATAAAATTTTCATTTGAATATCTTATTTCATTTCCTAAAATGTCAATTAATTTTATTAATTTAATATTGTTTAAATTGATTTTAATGTAATCTTTAAACGGATTTGGGTATATAGATATTTCGTTTTTTATATCTGATGTATTTAAGGTTTTTCCTAAGTTTTGAAACCATGCTATTTCTTGATTAAAATTGTATATATTTTTTGCGAAAATATCTTTTTTGCCATCATTGTCAATGTCAATAAAGTCTAAACTGTTAGAATAGAAATTTGAAGATATAATGTTGCCGTTATCAAAAATATTATTTCCTATATTAGTATAAAGTTTTAACAAGTTATTGTCATAATTTGTAATAAAAATGTCTAAATCATTATCATTATCTATATCCGTAAAAAATAATTTATCTGAGGAGAAAAAGGATTTAGGAAAATTTATAGATTTTTGTAAGGAATAATTACCTTTACCGTCTGTATTTTCAAACCAGCTTAATTTGTAAGAATTATCAAAATATATTATATCTAAATCATTGTCATTGTCCAAATCAATAAAATTTGTTATTTCTTTTATGTCTGCTCTTGTATTATCCAATACAAAATTACCCTTGCCATCGATATTTTTATAGAAAAAAGTGTTGTAAGATTGATTTGAAATAATGTCTAAATCATTATCATTGTCATAATCAAATATTTTAAATGTATTGGCTTTTATGTTTAAAATTGATTTGTTGAAATTAGCTTTTCCATCATTTTTTAATAAATAAAAAGTATTTTTATTATCAAGAGAATAATTAACTAATATGTCTGATATATTATCTCCATCAAAATCATTAAAAACTAAATTTTGAATATTATATATTGATGAAGAGACATTTGTTTCTGTAAATATTGAATGTTCAGTGTATTTTAAATTAAGATCATCAATATTTTCTAGCCAAACTATTTCATTGGTTTTGTTTGGAAAATTTGCAGTCTGTTTTGTAAAAAGAATATCTATATCTCCATCATAGTCAATGTCATCATAGTGAAATTTATCATTTCCATTGGTGCTTTCGTTAGTAATAAAAGGTGATATTTTTTTTGGAAATTCAAATTGACCTAGACTATTGTTATTAATTCTTAAAATAAAATCGTAAAAAGAAAATAATGAAAAATCTGCGTCTCCATCTTTATCAAAATCTAAAATTTGATAATCATATACAGGAGCTATTGTATATATTAAATAATCTTGCTTGATAAATTCTTCATTATTTTTTTTATACCAACGAACTCTTTGATCATAATTAGAAACGGTAACTAAATCTAATTTATTGTCACCATCTAAATCACCGTAACTTAAATTTTGATTATTTGTTTTTGTACCACCAGAACCAAGAGTAGAGTTATTAATTTCTGTAGTTATTAATCTTTTACTACTAAATGTACTATTACCTAAATTTTTAATCCAAAATACTTCATTAAAAGTGAAAACAATAATATCAATTTTGCCGTCTTCATCTACATCCATATTTAGAAGTGATATAGCTTGTTGAGTGCCAAGGTTAAAAACTGTTTTAGTAGATATTCCTCCAATGCCATTGTTGTAAATTATTCTAATTGTATTATTAGAGTAACCTAATGTTTTAAAATTTGCTGTGTCTAAATCACCATCATTATCAAAATCTCCAATAGAGGATAATAGAGAATATGAAGAACTACCATCGTAAGTTCTAGTAAATATTCCTGTTCCTGAATTGATATAAATATCAGAGTCATTTGTAAGTATATCTAAATCATTGTCTTGATCTAAATCAATGGCTGAAAATTTTGATGGAGCTTCACTGCTAGTAATCAAATGTTCTTTGGTAAATGTTCCTTTTCCATCAGTGTTTTCTGCCCAAACAAAATATACAGTATAATTAGAGGAAGTTTTATAATATGAATAGCACAAATCATCATCTCCATCTTTATCAACATCAAAAAAAACAGGAGTTCCATAAATATAATAATTACCTATAAATTTTGGAGAACCAAATGTACCTTTACCATCAAGATGTTCAAGAAATATTATTCTGTATATTGTTGCAGATACTTCTTTTAAAGCAAAAATGTCTAAATCCCCATCCTTGTCAATGTCAATTGTTTTAATGTATGAAATTCCGTCGGATTCATTATTTATAGACTTTGATGAACTGAAATTACCTTTTCCATCTAAATTTTTAAACCATACTAGATTTGAAGATGTGTTTTTGCCTACAATTACATCATTATATCCATCATTGTCTAAATCACAAACTAAAGTTACATTTGGAGCCTGTCCACTTTCAATGATAGTGTTTTTCTTGAAAGTAACTTGTGCATTAACTGAAATAATAAAGTATAAGAAAACGAATGAGTAAATTTTTGACATTTTATTTTTTTTCAAATTTATTAATTATTTGATTAAAGTCTTTAAATTAATTAGATTCAAAAATTCTTTATCTTTGCACCATGATACGCATTACCAAAATTTTCACCTTCGAGACGGCGCATGTTTTGTATAACTACGACGGCAAATGCAAAAATATGCACGGACATTCTTACAAACTTTTTGTGACCGTAAAAGGAACTCCAATTAATGACATCAATAACGTGAAAAACGGAATGGTGGTCGATTTTGGAGATATCAAAAAAATTGTAAAAGAAGAAATTGTAGATGTATGGGATCATGCTGTTTTGCTAAATGCACTTACTCCGCACAAAGAATTGGGAGAAGATTTGGCTCAAAAAGGACATAAAGTAATAGAGTGCAATTATCAACCAACTTGTGAAAATATGCTCTACGAAATTGCCGAAAAAATTAAAAATAAATTGCCTTCTCACGTTCAATTGGCATATCTGAAACTCCACGAAACCGAAAATTCTTACGGAGAATGGTTTGCGGAAGAAAATTCTTAAAGAGCCAAGTAAAAAGTTAAAAGAGCCAATAAATAGAATTATTAATGAAGTCGCAGAGCGACGAAAAATATTTTACCCTAAGATTTTAATCTTAGCTAAAAAAATGAAAATCGAATTACAGCCTGATAAAAAAATCTACTTCGCTTCTGACCAGCATTTTGGTGCGCCAACTCCAGAGTTGAGTAAGCCAAGAGAAGCTAAATTTTTAGCATGGTTAGACGAAATAAAACAAGATGCGCAAGTTCTGTTTTTAATGGGCGATTTGTTTGATTTTTGGCACGAATGGAAATATGTAGTTCCGAAAGGTTATGTAAGAATTTTAGGAAAATTAGCAGAATTGAAAGACAGTGGAATTGACATTTATTTCTTCGTGGGTAACCATGATTTGTGGATGAAAGATTATCTGGAAGAAGAAATTGGGATTCCAGTTTTTTTCGAAAAACAATATTATGAAGTTTCTGGGAAAAACTTTCTTTTAGCTCATGGTGACGGACTTGGACCAGGTGATAAAGGTTACAAGAGAATGAAAAAACTCTTTACTAATCCTATTGCGCAATGGTTTTTTAAGTGGCTTCATCCTGATATTGCGATGAAAATTGCGATTTATTTTTCTACCAAAAATAAGATGATTAGTGGAGTAGAAGACATGAAGTTTTTAGGCGAGGATAAAGAATTTCTTATCCTATATTCTAAAGAAAAATTGAAGTCTGAAAATTTAGATTACTTCGTATATGGTCATCGTCATTTGCCTATGATTATAGATTTGAAAGTTGATGGGAAGGAAGCGAAACATGTGAATCTGGGTGATTGGATTTCGTATTTTACGTATGGTGTTTTTGATGGAGAGGAATTTAAAATATTGAAACACGGAGACACAGTGAATGCACAGAGCACACAGGAATAAAAAGCTTTTGCAAACTTTGTAAGTCCGTGGTTTAAAGAAATACGGAGACACAGAAAATAACAGAAAGCACAAAATTAATTCTCTGTGAGCGCTGTGAAAAACTCAATGTCTCTGTGGCTAAAAAAAATAATATAGTATGCACGAAAACGAAATTTCTAAAATTATTTTTGATTTGGGACTAAAAATTCATAAAAAATATTGGTCCTGGACTTTTGGAAAGTGCTTATGAAGAATGCTTATTTTATGAAATTTCAAAAGCTGGATTATTTGTAGAAAAACAAAAACCAATGCCATTAATCTAAGAAGTGAAATTAGATATTGGCTATAGAATTGACTTATTAGTTGAAAAAAGCGTTGTAATAGAAGTGAAATCCTGTGAAGCACTAAACGATGTGCATCTTGCTCAAGTTTTAACATATTTAAAATTAAGCGGTTGTAGATTGGGATTACTTATTAATTTTAATACTAACTTATTTAAAAACGGTTACAGAAGAATATTGAACGGAAATGTTTCCTTATAATAACTCTGTGAACTCCATATAAAATCTCTGTATCTCTGTGTTTAAAAATATTTTTAATATAAAATCTGAAGCAGATTTCCAAGCGGCATGTTTGGAAACGTTTCTCTATCAGTACGAAAATGTAGAAGTTTACCAAAAATTTGTAGATTTTTTGGGTAAAAACCCTTCGGAAATTAAAGAAATAAAAGATATTCCGTTTTTACCAATCGAAATGTTTAAAAACCATTTGGTATTAGACAAAGTTTTCGTGAACTTCGTTCGTAAACCTTCGGTTTATGCTCAGACTGACAAACCTTTAAGTTATTTTCAAAGTTCGGGAACTACGCAAATTCAGACGCGTTCTAAACATTATATTGCAGATTTTAACCTTTACGAAGAAAGTATTTATAAGAGTTTTGAGCAATTTATAGGGAAACCAGAAGATTATATTTTCTTAGGTTTATTGCCTAATTATTCAGAAAATCCGCATTCTTCATTGATTTATATGGTAGATTTTTTGATGAAAAAGTCTGGAAAGCCAGAAAACGGATATTTTCTCTATAATCACCAAGAATTGTTTGAACTTTTACAGAAATTAGGTAAAGAAAATAGAAAAGTAATTCTTTTCGGTGTTTCTTTTGCCTTATTAGATTTTTTAGATTATTGTCATTCTGAACGAAGTGAAGAATCTGTTTCAATTCGTTCGGAATACCTCACAGTCATAGAAACGGGTGGAATGAAAGGTAGAAAAGAAGAAATGACCAAAGATGAACTTTTGAAAATTCTACAAAAAGGTTTCGGGACAGATAAAATTTTCTCTGAATATTCGATGACAGAACTCCTTTCTCAGGCGTATTCTCTAGGCGAAAATATTTACGAAACGCCCAACTGGATGCGTGTTCTAATCAGAAATACCGAAGATCCGTTTTCTTATATGGAAGCAGGGAGAACTGGCGCCATTAACATCATAGACTTGGCGAATAGACATTCTTGCAGCTTTATTGCGACACAAGATTTGGGCAAAATTGTAAATGATTTTGAGATTCTTCGCTATGCTCAGAATGACAAACATGCGTTTCAGGTTTTGGGAAGAATTGACCATTCTGATATTCGCGGTTGCAGTTTATTGGTTTCATAAAATTCTGCGATGATTAAAGTAGAGGAACTTACTTTTGCCTACATTCAAAAATTTTGCGATTTTGAAAAAGATATTGTCTTGACCAATCATTTCAATACAGATTGGGAAGCTGATATTTTGGTGATTAATCAGGAAGGTTTTTCTCATGAAATTGAAATTAAGTTATCGAAGAGCGATTTCAAAAATGATTTCAAAAAATTTTATCAAAATCAAAATAGCGGAGAAAAATTTCTGAAGCATGACAAAATTGGTTGTGGTGATTATGTTTGTAATCATTTTAGTTTTCTATTGCCAATGGGAATGATTGCATTGGAAGAAATTCCTGAGCATTGTGGCGTGATAGAATTTTATCACAATGAAGATACTTGGAAAACGGATTTCTATATCCGAAGATTGCCTCAAAGAATTCATGAAGATCTTTATTGGAATCTAGTAGACCAAAAAGATTTTTTAAGAAAATTATCTAGAAATTATTACTTCAAAAAACTAGAATTAAAAGGAAAAACTGAAGAATTTATTTTCAGAAATGAATTGGGAAATAAAAAATAATATTCCTTTTTTTAAGATTTGTGTTAAAAAAATGACTTTTTTTTCTAGAAAAATAACAAAAGTCATAAAAAAATGCTTCTTAAAAAGATTTCTTTTATATATCTTTACTTTCTTAAATACGAACAAAATGAAACATAGATTTACTTTATTGCTGGTACTCTTATTATCTGTAATTTCCGTAAAAGGACAAGATTATTTAGATGATATTATGTTCCAGTCTTTTGGTTGGGATGAATACTCTCAGTCAAGACACACCAGTGAAGGTGGCTTTTACGAATATTATAACTCAAGAGCCGGAAATTTAAAGGCGATGGGTTTTGATATGATTTGGTTGCCACCACCAAGTGCTTCAACAGGAGGTGTAGGTTATTTTCCTACAGAATGGTTCAATTTTTCTCAAACTTCTTGGGGTTCTGAAGCTCAATTAAAAAAAATGCTTGCTAATATGAATGCAAGAGGTCTTTATCCTATTGCAGATGTTGTAGTTAATCACAGAAGTGGTACAAAAAATTGGACGGATTTTACCAATCCTACTTGGGGGTGTGAAACGATTTGTAGTAATGATGATGCTGCAAATCCTGCTAATGTTTATACAGGATGCAGACCTTTTGGAGCTGCTGACACTGGTGAAGAGTTTCCAGGTTCTAGAGATTTAGACCATACTAATCTTACCGTTCAAAACGGAGTAAAAGATTTTTTGTCTAGATTAAAAGCTTTAGGTTTTAAAGGATGGAGATGGGATGTAGCGAAAGGTTTTTCAGCTTCATATTTTGGGAACTATATCAATGATAGTAAGCCATATTATTCTGTAGGTGAGTTTTGGGATGGAAATGTAAATGCTTTGAAAAATTGGATTAACGGTACTTATTCTGGCGGAGCTACTATTTCTGGAGCATTTGATTTTTCTCTATATTATACTTTATCAAAAATAATTCAAGAAAATCCTACTAATCAATATTCTACATTAAATTCGAGTGGTAGCATGGCAGGTTTAGCTGGGCAAATTGGGTTCTCTGAAAAAGCGGTTACTTTTGTTGATAATCATGATACCTTTGTTAAGGGTTCGGCTTTTTTAGGGTCAAACATTCCTAAAGCTTACGCTTATATTCTTACTCACCCTGGAATTCCATGTGTTTTTGCGCCACATTATTATGGAGGAACTTATGCTAAAGATGGCGTAACAAGAAATTATGGTACAGGTTATGCTTCTGAAATTAATAAATTAATGGCAATAAGGAAAACTACTGGAATAAATGCGTATAGCCATATTACCATTGATAAAGCGGAGGTTGGTTTATACGCTGCTTATATTAAAAAAAATGCATCAGATACAGAACCAGTAGTTGCTGTTAAAATCGGACCTTATTCTTGGACGCCTTCATTAGGAACAGGTTGGATTCTTTCTGCTTCTGGTGCTGATTATGCAGTTTGGACTAAAACAGCAATAAATGTTGCTCCAATTATTACTATAACTCCTTCTAGTAGCAAAAATGTTTCTGGAACAAATGTTACAGTTACTATTTCTGCAAGTGATGATAGTGAAAACGCTCCTACTATTAGATATACCTTAGATGGTTCAGAGCCTACAGTTTCATCACCACTTTATAGTTCTTCTTTTACAGTAAATTCTAATACTACTGTAAAAGCGGTAGCTTTTGATAATTTAGGTTTAAGTTCAGGAGTTGTAGAGAGAGCTTACACTTTTGAAACACTAAGAAATATTGTAGTAAGATTTAAACCGCCTACAACTACCCCAAATTGGCCATCACCAAAAATCTATTATTGGAATTATTCTCCATCTAATGCACTTCCTGCTGCAACTTGGGGAACTCCTATAAATATGACTGCAGATGTGGATAATCCAGGTTGGTTTAAATATACTTTCCCGAATGTTAGCCAAGTAAGTTTCTTATTCAGAGATGGAAGTTCTACTGGTACTTTAGGAGTAACCAAGACTGGTGATATTGTGAATGTAACTCAAGACTCTTGGTATGAATGGGATCCTACAAATTCTTTATTCGTGAAACAAGTGAGTTTGTCTACAGATGATCTAGCGGTGAATGCTAAAAAAGTAACCCTAGAAATTTTACAGAATCCTGCTTTAAACGGAGTAATTCGTGTGAGATATTCTAATGCAAAAGGTGGTAATCTTTATCTTTATGATTTGAGTGGTAAAATGCTTAAAACTCAAAAAGTTTCAGCCAATTCTGGAGATGATACTATTTCAGTAAGCAATTTACAAAGTGGTAATTATTTACTGATGCTGAAATCAGATCAAGGAATGTCTGTTTCAAAAGTAATTATCAAATAAGATTAAAATATAAATTCAAATAAAAAGCCATTCGAAAGAATGGCTTTTTATTTTTGAAAATAGAGTAGATGGTTTTTCTATTTTCGAAAAAAAATTGACATA contains the following coding sequences:
- a CDS encoding acyl transferase; protein product: MFKNIFNIKSEADFQAACLETFLYQYENVEVYQKFVDFLGKNPSEIKEIKDIPFLPIEMFKNHLVLDKVFVNFVRKPSVYAQTDKPLSYFQSSGTTQIQTRSKHYIADFNLYEESIYKSFEQFIGKPEDYIFLGLLPNYSENPHSSLIYMVDFLMKKSGKPENGYFLYNHQELFELLQKLGKENRKVILFGVSFALLDFLDYCHSERSEESVSIRSEYLTVIETGGMKGRKEEMTKDELLKILQKGFGTDKIFSEYSMTELLSQAYSLGENIYETPNWMRVLIRNTEDPFSYMEAGRTGAINIIDLANRHSCSFIATQDLGKIVNDFEILRYAQNDKHAFQVLGRIDHSDIRGCSLLVS
- a CDS encoding UDP-2,3-diacylglucosamine diphosphatase; protein product: MKIELQPDKKIYFASDQHFGAPTPELSKPREAKFLAWLDEIKQDAQVLFLMGDLFDFWHEWKYVVPKGYVRILGKLAELKDSGIDIYFFVGNHDLWMKDYLEEEIGIPVFFEKQYYEVSGKNFLLAHGDGLGPGDKGYKRMKKLFTNPIAQWFFKWLHPDIAMKIAIYFSTKNKMISGVEDMKFLGEDKEFLILYSKEKLKSENLDYFVYGHRHLPMIIDLKVDGKEAKHVNLGDWISYFTYGVFDGEEFKILKHGDTVNAQSTQE
- a CDS encoding chitobiase/beta-hexosaminidase C-terminal domain-containing protein; the protein is MKHRFTLLLVLLLSVISVKGQDYLDDIMFQSFGWDEYSQSRHTSEGGFYEYYNSRAGNLKAMGFDMIWLPPPSASTGGVGYFPTEWFNFSQTSWGSEAQLKKMLANMNARGLYPIADVVVNHRSGTKNWTDFTNPTWGCETICSNDDAANPANVYTGCRPFGAADTGEEFPGSRDLDHTNLTVQNGVKDFLSRLKALGFKGWRWDVAKGFSASYFGNYINDSKPYYSVGEFWDGNVNALKNWINGTYSGGATISGAFDFSLYYTLSKIIQENPTNQYSTLNSSGSMAGLAGQIGFSEKAVTFVDNHDTFVKGSAFLGSNIPKAYAYILTHPGIPCVFAPHYYGGTYAKDGVTRNYGTGYASEINKLMAIRKTTGINAYSHITIDKAEVGLYAAYIKKNASDTEPVVAVKIGPYSWTPSLGTGWILSASGADYAVWTKTAINVAPIITITPSSSKNVSGTNVTVTISASDDSENAPTIRYTLDGSEPTVSSPLYSSSFTVNSNTTVKAVAFDNLGLSSGVVERAYTFETLRNIVVRFKPPTTTPNWPSPKIYYWNYSPSNALPAATWGTPINMTADVDNPGWFKYTFPNVSQVSFLFRDGSSTGTLGVTKTGDIVNVTQDSWYEWDPTNSLFVKQVSLSTDDLAVNAKKVTLEILQNPALNGVIRVRYSNAKGGNLYLYDLSGKMLKTQKVSANSGDDTISVSNLQSGNYLLMLKSDQGMSVSKVIIK
- a CDS encoding FG-GAP-like repeat-containing protein encodes the protein MSKIYSFVFLYFIISVNAQVTFKKNTIIESGQAPNVTLVCDLDNDGYNDVIVGKNTSSNLVWFKNLDGKGNFSSSKSINNESDGISYIKTIDIDKDGDLDIFALKEVSATIYRIIFLEHLDGKGTFGSPKFIGNYYIYGTPVFFDVDKDGDDDLCYSYYKTSSNYTVYFVWAENTDGKGTFTKEHLITSSEAPSKFSAIDLDQDNDLDILTNDSDIYINSGTGIFTRTYDGSSSYSLLSSIGDFDNDGDLDTANFKTLGYSNNTIRIIYNNGIGGISTKTVFNLGTQQAISLLNMDVDEDGKIDIIVFTFNEVFWIKNLGNSTFSSKRLITTEINNSTLGSGGTKTNNQNLSYGDLDGDNKLDLVTVSNYDQRVRWYKKNNEEFIKQDYLIYTIAPVYDYQILDFDKDGDADFSLFSFYDFILRINNNSLGQFEFPKKISPFITNESTNGNDKFHYDDIDYDGDIDILFTKQTANFPNKTNEIVWLENIDDLNLKYTEHSIFTETNVSSSIYNIQNLVFNDFDGDNISDILVNYSLDNKNTFYLLKNDGKANFNKSILNIKANTFKIFDYDNDNDLDIISNQSYNTFFYKNIDGKGNFVLDNTRADIKEITNFIDLDNDNDLDIIYFDNSYKLSWFENTDGKGNYSLQKSINFPKSFFSSDKLFFTDIDNDNDLDIFITNYDNNLLKLYTNIGNNIFDNGNIISSNFYSNSLDFIDIDNDGKKDIFAKNIYNFNQEIAWFQNLGKTLNTSDIKNEISIYPNPFKDYIKINLNNIKLIKLIDILGNEIRYSNENFINTQNILPGNYFLIIIDRNGKTYYKKLIKF
- the queD gene encoding 6-carboxytetrahydropterin synthase QueD; translated protein: MIRITKIFTFETAHVLYNYDGKCKNMHGHSYKLFVTVKGTPINDINNVKNGMVVDFGDIKKIVKEEIVDVWDHAVLLNALTPHKELGEDLAQKGHKVIECNYQPTCENMLYEIAEKIKNKLPSHVQLAYLKLHETENSYGEWFAEENS